Proteins encoded within one genomic window of Amycolatopsis nigrescens CSC17Ta-90:
- a CDS encoding sialidase family protein — MAKIPHRSLPVLLGVLLVLAFTPAPAASAAIANTVVFREKTEGYDCFRIPSVVKANNGDLLAFAEGRNGGAKFCADAGDIDLVSKRSTDGGKSWGPAKVVIEGHGDTKGNPVPIVVPGTDRIVLLSTYQCVKAPACGRIPRVSISENNGLTWGVPRELTTELGFPVAPGWLATGPSHGIVLTRGEHAGRLLAGMSFGSGEGAGSLVYSDNGGLNWRRGATDISTTATLNPQEISVVELTDGRIYAAARNDANSDGDKCVNQGRDNRAYAISSDGGATFSKKFTFEPDLVTPPVQGSVGRLRATDEGSKYNRILFAGPSTCDRRKELRVRSSFDEGANWDQGVLVWGQDAAYSDLVPLGAGTAGLLFEAGPEFNANETIRWATLTESALGLPDGATAGVPVTPDVSPQGNNAYLRGGPVLAAGRFGKAVSLDGTDDYVQLPFAESLATGGGDFTWSGWFNYGASTAGQALLWAYNQGDGFSQVWLRAEPESGRIRAHLENGPTGGVTVSSAAALNDKAWHHFALQRAGGTVRLYLDGALAATGSGLQGSVSPGRPFAVHAGQRLDGQYRLRGSLDDYRLYDRALTAAEIGSLATSDGGPSAGLRLHLPFDTTG; from the coding sequence ATGGCGAAAATCCCGCACAGATCCCTGCCGGTGCTGCTCGGCGTCCTGCTGGTACTGGCCTTCACCCCGGCGCCAGCGGCGTCGGCGGCCATCGCGAACACCGTGGTCTTCCGCGAGAAGACCGAGGGCTACGACTGCTTCCGCATCCCGTCCGTGGTCAAGGCGAACAACGGCGACCTGCTCGCCTTCGCCGAAGGGCGCAACGGCGGCGCCAAGTTCTGCGCCGACGCCGGTGACATCGACCTGGTCTCCAAACGCTCCACCGACGGCGGCAAGAGCTGGGGCCCGGCCAAGGTGGTGATCGAGGGACACGGGGACACCAAGGGAAACCCGGTGCCGATCGTGGTCCCCGGCACCGACCGGATCGTGCTGCTGTCCACCTACCAGTGCGTCAAGGCGCCGGCCTGCGGCCGCATCCCGCGGGTGTCGATCAGCGAGAACAACGGGCTGACCTGGGGCGTGCCCCGCGAGCTGACCACCGAGCTGGGGTTCCCCGTGGCGCCGGGCTGGCTCGCCACCGGGCCGTCCCACGGCATCGTGTTGACCAGGGGCGAGCATGCCGGGCGGTTGCTGGCCGGGATGAGCTTCGGCTCCGGTGAAGGCGCGGGATCGCTGGTCTACAGCGACAACGGGGGACTGAACTGGCGGCGCGGAGCCACCGACATCAGCACCACGGCCACGCTCAACCCGCAGGAGATCAGCGTGGTCGAGCTGACCGACGGCCGGATCTACGCCGCCGCGCGCAACGACGCGAACAGCGACGGCGACAAATGCGTCAACCAGGGCCGCGACAACCGCGCGTACGCGATCAGTTCCGACGGTGGCGCGACCTTCAGCAAGAAGTTCACCTTCGAGCCCGACCTGGTCACCCCGCCGGTGCAGGGCTCGGTGGGCCGGCTGCGGGCCACCGACGAAGGTTCGAAGTACAACCGGATCCTGTTCGCCGGCCCGTCCACCTGCGACCGCCGCAAGGAGCTGCGCGTGCGGTCCTCCTTCGACGAGGGCGCCAACTGGGACCAGGGGGTGCTGGTCTGGGGTCAGGACGCGGCCTACTCCGACCTGGTCCCGCTCGGCGCCGGTACGGCCGGGCTGCTGTTCGAGGCGGGGCCGGAGTTCAACGCGAACGAGACCATCCGGTGGGCGACGCTGACCGAGTCCGCGCTCGGGCTGCCGGACGGCGCCACCGCCGGCGTGCCGGTCACCCCGGATGTCTCACCGCAGGGCAACAACGCCTACCTGCGCGGCGGCCCGGTGCTCGCCGCGGGCCGGTTCGGGAAGGCGGTCTCCTTGGACGGCACGGACGACTACGTGCAGCTGCCGTTCGCCGAGTCGTTGGCCACCGGCGGCGGCGACTTCACCTGGTCCGGCTGGTTCAACTACGGCGCGAGCACCGCCGGGCAGGCGCTGTTGTGGGCGTACAACCAGGGTGACGGGTTCTCGCAGGTGTGGCTGCGGGCCGAGCCGGAAAGCGGCCGGATCCGGGCGCATCTGGAGAACGGGCCGACCGGCGGGGTCACCGTTAGTTCGGCTGCCGCGCTGAACGACAAGGCATGGCACCATTTCGCGCTGCAGCGCGCGGGCGGCACGGTCCGGCTCTACCTGGACGGCGCGCTCGCCGCCACCGGTTCCGGGTTGCAGGGCTCGGTCAGCCCGGGCCGGCCGTTCGCCGTGCACGCCGGGCAGCGACTGGACGGCCAGTACCGGTTGCGGGGCTCGCTGGACGACTACCGGCTCTACGACCGGGCGTTGACCGCCGCGGAGATCGGTTCGCTGGCCACGTCGGACGGCGGCCCGTCCGCCGGGCTGCGCCTGCACCTGCCGTTCGACACGACCGGATAG
- a CDS encoding GAF and ANTAR domain-containing protein, with protein sequence MTEAVRSSRWILDVPENLSVAELRTANAADAPVALARSFADLAHHLYGRQSGEQVIDAVLAYSVTGLTGCDHAGVSLVRRGGRISTPATTDDRAAKLDELQYTLREGPCVQAIWDERSFSVPDLAADPRWPKYGPAAAARGARSMLAFQLFTDKRTLGALNLYSGSVRGFTDEDEQFGLLLAAHAAVALDAARTRTELRAAIESRQVIGEALGILKERHHLTSEDAFTTLTEASQRLNIKLRDLAEKVSTTGEDPATITS encoded by the coding sequence ATGACCGAGGCCGTGCGATCGAGCCGCTGGATACTGGACGTACCCGAGAACCTCTCCGTCGCCGAGTTGCGGACGGCGAACGCGGCGGACGCCCCGGTCGCACTGGCCCGCAGCTTCGCCGACCTGGCCCATCACCTGTACGGACGACAGAGCGGCGAGCAGGTGATCGACGCCGTGCTCGCCTACTCGGTCACCGGGCTGACCGGCTGCGACCATGCCGGCGTCTCACTGGTCCGCCGCGGCGGCCGGATCAGCACCCCGGCCACCACCGACGACCGGGCGGCGAAACTGGACGAGCTCCAGTACACCCTCCGCGAAGGCCCCTGCGTGCAGGCGATCTGGGACGAGCGCAGCTTCAGCGTGCCCGACCTGGCCGCGGACCCGCGCTGGCCGAAGTACGGCCCGGCCGCGGCCGCCCGCGGCGCCCGGTCCATGCTCGCCTTCCAGCTGTTCACCGACAAGCGCACGCTGGGCGCGCTCAACCTCTACTCGGGCAGCGTGCGCGGCTTTACCGACGAGGACGAGCAGTTCGGGCTGCTGCTCGCCGCGCACGCCGCGGTCGCGCTGGACGCGGCCAGGACCCGCACCGAGCTGCGGGCGGCGATCGAAAGCAGGCAGGTGATCGGCGAGGCGCTCGGCATCCTCAAGGAGCGGCACCACCTGACCTCGGAAGACGCCTTCACGACGCTCACCGAGGCGTCCCAGCGGCTGAACATCAAGCTGCGGGACCTGGCGGAAAAGGTCAGCACCACCGGCGAAGACCCGGCGACCATCACGTCCTGA
- a CDS encoding glycosyltransferase 87 family protein codes for MRGRWAIWLVLALVVAGFTVRGVLSYLNGLPEGGDTAVYHGGAAALLHGFPLYDSDSLPFEPAYAQLPFTYAPFAALLFVPLVLFPPQVAWGLLNAFSVLCVVLVAYLVLRHLPRRPSWLSPAWGAVVLGLVLSATTPVWVTLEYGQVNALLMALVVVDLLVVCGATGRAGKFGGVLVGVAAATKLTPLIFVVHLLLTGRKADAARAAGTFVGLQGLMLLIAPHDTIRFWTHTVFDSSRIGPTDWTWNQSVGGAVRRLSEQASWSQPVAYAIAAVFAVGGLVLVRHYHRQGRPVSAMLVTAFLALLVSPVSWIHHWVWVVPLAVLLVAESGLGDRLAQVLLPITVAVFLLRPPSWTPGRNGDAPLTAGTFLVANFYLLFVVVIGAVLLVRQRRARVTLDPLVPVRT; via the coding sequence GTGCGAGGTCGCTGGGCCATCTGGCTGGTACTGGCGCTCGTGGTCGCCGGGTTCACGGTGCGCGGGGTGCTCTCCTACCTGAACGGGTTACCCGAGGGCGGTGACACGGCCGTCTACCACGGCGGCGCGGCCGCGCTGCTGCACGGCTTCCCGCTGTACGACTCCGACTCGCTGCCGTTCGAGCCCGCCTATGCGCAGCTCCCGTTCACCTACGCGCCGTTCGCCGCCCTGCTGTTCGTGCCGCTGGTGCTGTTCCCGCCGCAGGTGGCCTGGGGCCTGCTGAACGCGTTCTCGGTGCTGTGCGTGGTGCTGGTCGCCTACCTGGTGCTGCGCCACCTGCCGCGGCGGCCGTCGTGGCTGTCCCCGGCTTGGGGCGCGGTGGTGCTCGGCCTGGTGCTCTCGGCCACCACGCCGGTCTGGGTGACCCTGGAGTACGGCCAGGTCAACGCGTTGCTGATGGCGCTGGTGGTGGTGGACCTGCTGGTGGTCTGCGGGGCCACCGGGCGGGCCGGCAAGTTTGGCGGGGTGCTGGTCGGGGTCGCGGCGGCGACCAAGCTCACCCCGCTGATCTTCGTGGTGCACCTGCTGCTGACCGGCCGCAAGGCGGACGCGGCGCGGGCCGCGGGCACTTTCGTCGGGCTGCAGGGGCTGATGCTGCTGATCGCCCCGCACGACACGATCCGGTTCTGGACACATACCGTGTTCGACTCGTCACGGATCGGTCCCACCGACTGGACCTGGAACCAGTCCGTCGGCGGTGCGGTGCGGCGGCTCTCCGAACAGGCATCCTGGTCGCAGCCGGTGGCCTACGCGATCGCCGCGGTGTTCGCGGTCGGCGGGCTGGTGCTGGTGCGGCACTACCACCGGCAAGGGCGGCCGGTGTCCGCGATGCTGGTCACCGCGTTCCTGGCGCTGCTGGTCAGCCCGGTGTCCTGGATTCACCACTGGGTATGGGTGGTGCCGCTGGCGGTGCTGCTGGTCGCCGAATCCGGGCTGGGCGACCGGCTGGCCCAGGTGCTGCTGCCGATCACCGTGGCGGTGTTCCTGCTGCGCCCGCCCTCGTGGACGCCCGGCCGCAACGGCGACGCGCCGTTGACCGCCGGCACCTTCCTGGTGGCGAACTTCTACCTGCTGTTCGTGGTGGTCATCGGCGCCGTGCTGCTGGTGCGGCAGCGGCGTGCGCGGGTCACCCTCGACCCACTGGTGCCGGTCAGGACGTGA
- a CDS encoding YbaB/EbfC family nucleoid-associated protein, which translates to METSAHSHDGKVDFDETAAARAAAARTILAGLGEPGADAASDNGQVIVHLARNGDLAGIDIDPRAGDVKQLERDILQAWRRAQRTVHLAAQQELQAETGIETDQSYYDAIDERFGAPDSKPRPERPARRTDDDEDFGDQTFTYNL; encoded by the coding sequence ATGGAGACCTCAGCGCACAGTCATGATGGCAAGGTGGACTTCGACGAGACAGCGGCGGCCCGTGCAGCCGCCGCACGGACGATCCTCGCCGGGCTCGGCGAACCCGGCGCGGACGCCGCTTCCGACAACGGGCAGGTCATCGTGCACCTCGCCCGCAACGGTGACCTGGCCGGCATCGACATCGATCCCCGCGCCGGTGACGTCAAGCAGCTCGAACGCGACATCCTCCAGGCATGGCGGCGTGCCCAGCGAACGGTGCACCTTGCCGCGCAACAGGAGTTGCAAGCCGAGACCGGCATCGAAACCGACCAGAGCTACTACGACGCCATCGACGAACGCTTCGGTGCGCCGGACTCGAAACCCCGGCCCGAGCGGCCGGCCCGGCGCACCGACGACGACGAGGACTTCGGGGACCAGACCTTCACGTACAACCTCTAG